The DNA window CGGCCAGGTCCAGGAATTCGGTTTCGGTCATGCTACACTCCAAGGGTTCAGTAATAACGAGATTCTAATCGTGAAGTCCACTCCAGCGCGTGTCTTGATTTCCATGCTGATTGCCGTGTCGCTCGCAGCTTGCGGCCAGACCGGTGCCCTGTACCTGCCGAAGCAGCCCGTCAAGGCGGATTCGCCGACCGGCAAGCCGGGCGTGGCGCCTGCTTCCGCCCCGTTGCCTTCGACGCCTCCAGCATCACAACAATAATCCCCAGCAGACCATTCAGTTCAATAATGTCCCACTTTGATTATCAGAACGGCGTGCTGCACGCCGAAGGCGTTGCCCTGCCCGCCATCGCGGAAACGTTCGGCACGCCGACGTATGTGTATTCCAAGGCCCAGTTGCTGGACAACTTCGATGCATACGCGAACGCCTGCGCCGGCCGCGACGCGCTCGTGTGCTATGCGATGAAGGCCAATTCGAACCTGGCGATCCTCGACCTGCTGGCCCGCCGCGGCGCCGGCTTCGACATCGTTTCCGGCGGCGAACTGCTGCGCGTGATCGCCGCCGGCGGCGATCCGAAAAAGGTGATTTTCTCGGGCGTGGGCAAGAGCGAGGCGGAAATGCGCCTGGCGCTCGAACACGACATCCTGTGCTTCAACGTCGAATCGATCCCCGAACTGCACCGCCTGGATGCCGTGGCCGGCGCGCTGGGCAAGAAGGCACGCGTCTCGCTGCGCGTGAACCCGAACGTGGACCCGAAGACGCACCCGTACATCGCCACCGGCCTGAAGGCCAGCAAGTTCGGCGTGGCGTTCGACGATGCGCTGGCCACCTACCGCACCGCCGCGCAGCTGCCGAACCTGGAACCGGTCGGCATCGACTGCCATATCGGCTCGCAACTGCTGGACGACACGCCGCTGCTGGAAGCACTGGACCGCCTGATCGAGCTGATCGACACGCTGGCGGCCGAAGGCATCCACCTGCACCACCTGGATATCGGCGGCGGCCTGGGCATCGACTACGGCGTGGCCGGTGAAGACCAGCCGGTGCCGGCCGGCGAATACCTGAACCGCGTGTTCCAGCGCGTGGAAGCATGGCGCGCGGAAAAGCACGATGGCCGCGGCATCAAGGTGATCTTCGAGCCGGGCCGCTCGATCGTCGGGAATACCGGCGTGCTGCTGACGAAAGTGGAATTCATCAAGCACGGCGAGGAAAAGAACTTCTGCATCGTCGACGCGGCAATGAACGACATGGCCCGCCCCGCCCTGTACCAGGCGTGGATGGACATGCAGCCCGTAGTAAAACGTGAAACCACCGGCGCCATGTTCGACGTGGTCGGCCCGATCTGCGAATCCGGCGACTGGCTGGCGCGCGACCGCGAACTGCCGGTCGAAGCGGGCGACCTGCTGGTCATGAAGACGGCCGGCGCCTATGGCATGACGATGGCATCGAACTACAACACCCGTGGCCGCGCGGCCGAGGTGATCGTCGACGGCGACCAGGTGCACCTGGTGCGCCGGCGCGAGAAGGCGGAAGAGCTGTTTGCGCTGGAATCCGTGATTCGTTAAAAATTTCCAAAGTTCGGGGTCAGACCCCGAATTGAAGAAATGTTTCCTGAAATCGGGGTCTGACCCCGGTACTGGGAAAGATTCAGGCGCTGGCGCGAGCCGGCGCTTTGCTTTTCTGCCGCGCCCACCACAGTCGCATGAGCAGCAGCGTGGCGACGATGCAGGCGAACAGCAGTGGCTGCGCCAGGTCGTTCTTGGCGGACTTCATCCACCAGTAGTGCAGCACGCCGAGCGGCGCGATCGCGTAGATCAGCCGGTGCAGCCACAGCCACTTCCTGCCGCCCAGCCGTTTCACCATCGCGTTGGTGCTCGTTGCGGCCAGCGGAATGAGCAGCACGAAGGCGATGAAGCCGACGAGGATGAACGGCCGCTTGGCCACGTCCTTCAGCATCGTCGCCACGTCGAAGAAATGGTCGAACCACAGGAACGTGGTGAAGTGCAGCAGGCCGTAGAAGAACGCATACAGGCCCAGCATGCGCCGCAGCTTCAGCACCCAGTTCCACTTCGCCAGGCGCCGCAGCGGCGTCACGGCGAGCGTGATGCAGAGGAAGTACAGCGTCCAGTCGCCGGTCGAGTGCGTGATGTATTGCAGCGGTTCGACCAGCGCGTCGGTGAACACGAGCCAGACGAGGCGGGCCAGCGGCACCAGTGCCAGCACATGCACCAGCACCTTGATGGCGGTGACCTGTTTCGCGGATGGCTGCATCAGGATCTCCGTCTCAGAACCACTTCTTCAGGTCCATGCCCGTGTACAGCGAGGCCACGTCGTTGTAGCCATTGAACGGCAGTGTCTTGCGCTTGCGGGACAGGAAGGAATCCTCGCCGATGCGCCGCTCGGAAGCCTGCGACCAGCGTGGGTGGTCCACGTCCGGGTTCACGTTCGAGTAGAAGCCGTATTCGGACGGTGCGGACTTGTTCCATGCGGTGCGCGGCATGTCGCGGGTAAAACGGATCTTGACGATGGACTTGGCGGACTTGAAGCCGTACTTCCACGGCACCACGATGCGCACCGGCGCGCCGTTCTGGTTCGGCAGCACGTCGCCATACATGCCCAGCGTGAGCAGCGTGAGCGGATGGTTCGCTTCGTCGATGCGCAGGCCTTCCACGTAAGGCCAGTCCAGCACGCGGCTGCGGATGCCGGGCATCTGCTGGCGGTCGGCCAGCGTGATGAATTCCACATATTTCGCGTTACCGGTCGGTTCCACGCGCTTGATGATCTCGGAAAATGAGTAGCCCACCCATGGAATCACCATCGACCACCCTTCCACGCAGCGCAGCCGGTACACGCGCTCTTCCAGCGGGGCAAGCTTGAGCAGCGAGTCGATATCGAGCGTCATCGGCTTTTTTACTTCGCCTTCGATCGCCACCGTCCAGGGCCGCGTGCGCAGCGTGCCGGCGTTTTCGGCCGGATCGCTTTTGTCCGTGCCGAACTCATAGAAATTGTTGTAGGTGGTCGCGTCCTTGCGCGGCGTGTGCTTGTCCAGCGCCGAGTAGGCGGGATTGAGTTTCGCCGCCAGCTTCGGGCTGGTGCCCTGGGCGAATGCTTCGCGCGTCAGCATCTCGACCAGCGCTCCGCTGGCGATCGACCCCGCGGCGATCTGCCGGATGAAGTCGCGCCGCGATTCGAACACGTGGCGCGGCGTGATTTCCGATGAAAACGGCAGGTCGATGCCGTTGGGGAACGTTTGATCAGCATGATGGCTCCGGGCGATGGATTATGAAGGTTCGATACAGCGACCTTACACCAAACCCGGGAACCATTCGTTTAGGACAGCATTAAGGCTGCCCCCTGCCTCGCTTACAGCTCGCCGTAGGAATGCAGGCCCGACAGGAACATGTTCACGCCCATGAAGGCGAATGTGGTGACCACCAGGCCGACCAATGCCCACCAGGCGGCCACGCGGCCGCGCAGGCCGGACATCAGCCGCATGTGCAGCCATGCCGCGTAGTTCAGCCACACGATCAGTGCCCACGTTTCCTTCGGGTCCCACGACCAGTAGCCGCCCCAGGCCTCGGCGGCCCACAGCGCGCCCAGGATCGTGGCGATGGTGAAGAACGCGAAGCCGGCCGAAATCGACTTGTACATGATGTCTTCCAGCACTTCGGCATCCGGAATGCGGTCGGCCAGCCGGTTGCGCAGCAGGTTCGTCACGGCGAACAGCACGGCCAGCCCGAAGATGAACTTGCTGGTGCCCACCGTCGAGCTACGAATGGCCTCGCTGGCGCCGGTGGCGAACGCCACCAGGTTGATGACGGCGATGAACCCCAGCGGCACGGCCACCAGCCAGATCCACATGGTGCGCGGCCGTTCGTATTTCAGCAGGAACGCCCAGCCCAGCATCGCCGCCAGCGCGAACGTGCCGTAGCCGATGAAGTTGGCCGGCACGTGGATCTTCATCCACCAGCTCTGCAGCGCGGGCACCAGCGGCTGGATCTCGTGCGCATCGCGCGTGACGGTGTACCACAGCAGGAAACCCACCGCGGCCGAGACGATCAGCATCACGAACGGGCCGAGCTGGCGTGTCGCGTAGCGCCCTTCGTAGTACAGGTGGAACATCGCGGTGATCAGGCAGAACAGGATGAACACTTCATACAGGTTCGAGATCGGGATGTGGCCCACGTCCGGCCCGATCAGGTAGGACTCGTACCAGCGCACCATCATCGCGGTCCAGCCCAGCAGCAGGCCACCCCAGCACAGCCGCGCGCCGATCGCGCCGCCGGCGGCGGAGCGCGCGACCAGGCCGATCCAGTAGAACAGCGTGGACAGGAAGAAGAATACGCTCATCCACAGGATCGCGGACTGGCTCGACAGCATGTAGCGCAGCCAGAAGCGCTGCTCGCCGGCCGCCAGGCTGCCGCCATACATGGCGATCGCCCCCAGGGCCAGCACCGTCATGGCCAGCATCAGGGTGCGCATCGGTTTCCAGTGCCAGCCCAGCACCGCGAACGTGGGCACGGACAGCAGCAGGATCGCCTTTTCATAGACGTCCATGTAGGCGCCATAGCGGTTCAGGCCGAACAGCGCGCCGAACAGCAGCGCCAGGCCGAATACCCAGTCGTAAGCCGACAGCCGGCGGAAGTAGCCGGGATCGGCCGCATAGGGTTGCTTTTGGGTGATGTCCATCATGGTCTCCAGCTCTTCATTTTCCTGCTTGTCCACTGCTGCGTTACTGCGGCTGCGTTGCCGCCGGCCCGCCGCGGTTCCGCCAGCTTACGCCTTCAGCGGCAGCTTTTCCTTCAGTTCGTTGAATTCGCGGTCGAAATCGAGCGTGCGGCGCTGCGTGCTCATCGCCATCAGCGCATGCGCGCCGCCCGTGCCGCCATCGTCGGCCCGCACCCATACCCACAGGCGCCGCTCGCGGATATAGAACATGGCGAACACGCCCAGCACGAGGAACAGGCAGCCCAGGTACACCACCGACTTGCCCGGCGAGCGCGTGACCTGGAAGACCGAGGCCTTCACCTGCTCGAATTCGTCGAGCTGCAGGTACACCGGCGCGCCATAGAAGAAGCTGTCGGACAGGCCGTTCATCGCCAGCTGCAGCCAGCGGGCATGGGGCTCGTCCGGCGCGATGGCGGCCAGGCCGTCGCGCTCGCGCGCCACGTTCCACAGTTCCCACAGCGTGCCGTTCAGGATCTTCATGAAGATGTCGGCGGCCTTTTCCTGCTCGGCCTGCGGCACTCTTTCCAGGAAGCGGCTGACCGACATGTAGCCGCCCGCCGCCTTGTCGCCGGCGAAGATCTCGAGGCTCTTGCGGGCCGACAGCGCCAGTTGCGACTGCACCGTTTCAGCCTTGCCATCGCCCCTGCCCGCCCCCGGCGACATGCGGCCCGCATACGCGTTGGCAGCGCGCTCGCGCAGCGCCGGGTCGTGCAGCGCGGCGCGCAGGCGCATCCAGTCGCGCACGCTGTGCTCGTCGTCGGCGGGAATGCGCAGGTAGCTGAACGGATCGCTCGGGCTGGCGCGCACGCCGGACAGGAACATCGGCACGCCGTCCAGCGTGACCGGCTGCATGTAGTTCTGGTATTCGCGCGCCTGGCCCGTGCTGTCGCGCACCTTGTACTGCACGCTCGGGCCGACGTTCTTCAGGTCCTTGTTGTTGGCGTTCTTGGCGGCCGAGCCCAGGTGCTTGTCGAGGCCCAGGGCAAAGGCGCTGCCCAGTTTCTCGCCCTGCTTGACGGCGCGCACATCCTGGTTGGCCGTGTTTTCCACGTTGAACGGCCGGAAGTCCGCCCACTCGATCGTGTGCGCATCGTCCAGTTTCGTGGCTTCGCCGACGACGCCGTCGAGCGCGAACTGGCTGCTCTTCGTGCCGAGCATGGGAAAGCCCGTCAGTTTCAGCTTGCTGCCGCCATCCTCGAAGCTGGCCTGGTACACGGCCAGCCCTTTCCAGATCAGCGGCTTGTTCACTTCGATGGTGGCGCTGCGCGTTTCGCCGGTGACGCGGTCGCGCACGACGACGTCGCTGGCGAACAGCTTCGGCATGCCGGTGCTGTAGAAATCGATCGTGAATTTCTTCAGCTCGATGACGAATGGCAGATCCTGGATCAGCACGCCATCGGGCCGCGACAGCACGGCGGACGCACTGGCCTGCCCTTCCGGAATCACGGTATTGCCGCGGAAGGTGGGGTTCGACACACCCAGCCGGTGTTTTTCCGGGATCTCCGCGATCAGGCCGTTGCCCTTGAACGGCGCCTTGTCCAGCGCCCATTCCTGCACGCGGATCGGGATGTCCGAATCAAGCAGCCCGCCCACGCAGATGATCACGATCGCACTGTGCGCGAAGATGTAGCCGAACTTGTTGGCCGCGCCGCGCTTGGCCGCCACCAGCAGGCCGCCATCCTTGGCCACCACCTTGGCCTGGTAGCCCGCATGCACGAGGCGCTGCGCCAGCTGGCCGGCCAGTGCATCGGGCGCCAGCGCCGTCTGCCACTCGGCCTTGTGGTGGAAATTGCGCAGCGACTGTTCGCGCACGTTCTCGCGCCAGCTGCGCATGTCCTTCACCATCTTCGGCGCATTGCGCAGGATGCACAGCGACGTGGAGACGACGAGGACGCCCATCATCACCAGGAACCACCAGGCGGAATAGACGGCATACAGGCCCAGCTTGCCGAACACGTCGAACCAGAACGGGCCGAACTGGTTCACGTAGTTCGACATCGGCTGGTTCTGCTGCATGATCGTGCCGATGACGGAGGAAATGGCGATCATCACCAGCAGCGCGATCGCGAATCGCATCGAGGACAGCAGTTCGAACGCTTCGTTCAGCGCCGGGCGGCGGGTATTGAGACGGATGCCCGTCGTGGAGGTGCTCATTCAGTGGTGCTCATTCAGTGGTGCTCAATCAGGGTGCTGACGTCAAACCCGGCATTTTGTATACAATTTCGCCAGGCATAGTAACAAAAAAAATGGCGGCCCCGTCGTGGTAGCCGCCCTTTTTTCATGCATATTGCCAATTCTTTTGACGAATGAATCGCGTGTGCCCGGTCTTCAACCCAGGCACCCGCTCACTTCAGCCCCGCCACGTAATCGGCCACGGCCTTGATTTCATCGTCGGACATGCGCTGCGCGATCGTCGTCATCTCGGCGCTGTTCTTGCGGCCATGGCCCTTGAACGCGCCCAACTGGGCAATCGTGTAATCCTGGTGCTGGCCGCCGATGCGCGGGTATTTCGACGGGTTGCCGGCACCCGCCGGCCCGTGGCAGCTGGCGCAGGCCGGCACGGCCTTCTCGGCCAGGCCACCCCGGTAGATCTTCTTGCCCAGCTCGATCGAGTCACGGACCTTGGCGGCACCCGGCTTTTGCGACTGCGCGGCGAGGTAGGCGGAAATGTTTTTCTTTTCCTCGTCCGTCAGCATCTTCGCGTACGTGGTCATGATGGGCTGCGCGCGCTCCGGTTTCGTGAAGTCCACCAGCTGCTTGTACAGGTAACCCTCGGGCTGGCCCGCGAGCTTGGGATTGGCGACGATCGTGGAATTGCCGGCGGCGCCGTGACAGGAAAGACAGGAAGGCAGGCCGCGGGCGGGATCGCCGTCGGCATACAGCGTGGCGCCCTTGGCGGGATCCACCTTGGGCGCCTGCGGCGTGGCGGCGCCGGCCGCTCCCGCAAAGGCCAACATTGCAATGAACATCGAGCGTACCACTGGTGAATACTTACGATACATTCAGCACCTCATTCAGACAGCGTAGGGAAACTTACGGAAACGAGTCAATAAAATGTCGCAATGTTCGGGCGCGCCGGCCCACAGGGAAGCGGGTCGTAACTCCTTATTGTACAATAGCTTCCCGGCATAACTGCCTGTTCTCGTAGCAATTCTTCATGTCCAAGCTCTGGCAAGCCCGCTTCTTCACGACCGTCAACCACCTGCGCGACCTGCCCCGTACCACGGTGCCGGAAATCGCCTTCGCCGGCCGTTCCAACGCAGGCAAATCGACCGCCATCAATATCCTCTGCAACCAGAAGGGGCTGGCGTTCGCATCGAAGACGCCGGGCCGCACGCAGCACATCAACTTCTTTTCGATCGGCGGCGCGCACGTGGCGATGCACCGCCATGATCCGATCAACATGGATGAACTGCGCTGCCTGGTGGCCGACCTTCCCGGCTACGGCTATGCCGAAGTGTCGGGCAATGCCAAGCTGCACTGGCAACGGCTGCTGGGTGACTATGTACAGCAGCGCGAACAGCTGGCCGCGCTGGTGCTCATGATGGATGCGCGCCGCCCGTTCACCGACCTGGACATCCAGATGCTGGAATGGTTCGCCCCGACGGGCAAGCCGATCCACTGCATCCTGACCAAGTCCGACAAGCTGACCCGCAACGAAGCCGTCAACGTGCTGCGGCAGACGCAGGCCAAGCTGGACAGCTATGTCGACGAAGACGGCGAGGGTTTCCCGTTCACCGTGCAGCTGTTCTCCGCGCTCAAGCGCGTGGGCATCGAGGAAGCCACCGCGAAGATCGAGGAGCTGGTCGGCCTGAACGATGAACCGGACAATGCAGCGGACGACGCAGCGGCACAGGAACAGGATGCTGGTGACAAGACCGGGGACGGCGCGCCCGCCGACACCGATCCGCCCTCCTCCACCTGACTCGGAATCACACGATGCACAGCCCACATTTCTCCGCCCAGTTCCCCGCAATGCGCATGCGCCGCATGCGCCGCGATCCGTTCTCCCGCGCGCTGATGCGCGAAAATGTCGTCACCGCGGCGGACCTGATCTACCCGGTATTCATCCTCGAAGGCACGAACGTGCGCGAGCCGGTGCTGTCGATGCCGGGCGTGGAGCGCGTGTCGGTCGACCTGCT is part of the Pseudoduganella lutea genome and encodes:
- the lptM gene encoding LPS translocon maturation chaperone LptM; this encodes MKSTPARVLISMLIAVSLAACGQTGALYLPKQPVKADSPTGKPGVAPASAPLPSTPPASQQ
- a CDS encoding sulfite oxidase heme-binding subunit YedZ; the encoded protein is MLMQPSAKQVTAIKVLVHVLALVPLARLVWLVFTDALVEPLQYITHSTGDWTLYFLCITLAVTPLRRLAKWNWVLKLRRMLGLYAFFYGLLHFTTFLWFDHFFDVATMLKDVAKRPFILVGFIAFVLLIPLAATSTNAMVKRLGGRKWLWLHRLIYAIAPLGVLHYWWMKSAKNDLAQPLLFACIVATLLLMRLWWARQKSKAPARASA
- the ccsB gene encoding c-type cytochrome biogenesis protein CcsB, which encodes MMDITQKQPYAADPGYFRRLSAYDWVFGLALLFGALFGLNRYGAYMDVYEKAILLLSVPTFAVLGWHWKPMRTLMLAMTVLALGAIAMYGGSLAAGEQRFWLRYMLSSQSAILWMSVFFFLSTLFYWIGLVARSAAGGAIGARLCWGGLLLGWTAMMVRWYESYLIGPDVGHIPISNLYEVFILFCLITAMFHLYYEGRYATRQLGPFVMLIVSAAVGFLLWYTVTRDAHEIQPLVPALQSWWMKIHVPANFIGYGTFALAAMLGWAFLLKYERPRTMWIWLVAVPLGFIAVINLVAFATGASEAIRSSTVGTSKFIFGLAVLFAVTNLLRNRLADRIPDAEVLEDIMYKSISAGFAFFTIATILGALWAAEAWGGYWSWDPKETWALIVWLNYAAWLHMRLMSGLRGRVAAWWALVGLVVTTFAFMGVNMFLSGLHSYGEL
- a CDS encoding cytochrome c biogenesis protein ResB; amino-acid sequence: MSTSTTGIRLNTRRPALNEAFELLSSMRFAIALLVMIAISSVIGTIMQQNQPMSNYVNQFGPFWFDVFGKLGLYAVYSAWWFLVMMGVLVVSTSLCILRNAPKMVKDMRSWRENVREQSLRNFHHKAEWQTALAPDALAGQLAQRLVHAGYQAKVVAKDGGLLVAAKRGAANKFGYIFAHSAIVIICVGGLLDSDIPIRVQEWALDKAPFKGNGLIAEIPEKHRLGVSNPTFRGNTVIPEGQASASAVLSRPDGVLIQDLPFVIELKKFTIDFYSTGMPKLFASDVVVRDRVTGETRSATIEVNKPLIWKGLAVYQASFEDGGSKLKLTGFPMLGTKSSQFALDGVVGEATKLDDAHTIEWADFRPFNVENTANQDVRAVKQGEKLGSAFALGLDKHLGSAAKNANNKDLKNVGPSVQYKVRDSTGQAREYQNYMQPVTLDGVPMFLSGVRASPSDPFSYLRIPADDEHSVRDWMRLRAALHDPALRERAANAYAGRMSPGAGRGDGKAETVQSQLALSARKSLEIFAGDKAAGGYMSVSRFLERVPQAEQEKAADIFMKILNGTLWELWNVARERDGLAAIAPDEPHARWLQLAMNGLSDSFFYGAPVYLQLDEFEQVKASVFQVTRSPGKSVVYLGCLFLVLGVFAMFYIRERRLWVWVRADDGGTGGAHALMAMSTQRRTLDFDREFNELKEKLPLKA
- the yihA gene encoding ribosome biogenesis GTP-binding protein YihA/YsxC, whose product is MSKLWQARFFTTVNHLRDLPRTTVPEIAFAGRSNAGKSTAINILCNQKGLAFASKTPGRTQHINFFSIGGAHVAMHRHDPINMDELRCLVADLPGYGYAEVSGNAKLHWQRLLGDYVQQREQLAALVLMMDARRPFTDLDIQMLEWFAPTGKPIHCILTKSDKLTRNEAVNVLRQTQAKLDSYVDEDGEGFPFTVQLFSALKRVGIEEATAKIEELVGLNDEPDNAADDAAAQEQDAGDKTGDGAPADTDPPSST
- a CDS encoding c-type cytochrome, which gives rise to MYRKYSPVVRSMFIAMLAFAGAAGAATPQAPKVDPAKGATLYADGDPARGLPSCLSCHGAAGNSTIVANPKLAGQPEGYLYKQLVDFTKPERAQPIMTTYAKMLTDEEKKNISAYLAAQSQKPGAAKVRDSIELGKKIYRGGLAEKAVPACASCHGPAGAGNPSKYPRIGGQHQDYTIAQLGAFKGHGRKNSAEMTTIAQRMSDDEIKAVADYVAGLK
- the lysA gene encoding diaminopimelate decarboxylase gives rise to the protein MSHFDYQNGVLHAEGVALPAIAETFGTPTYVYSKAQLLDNFDAYANACAGRDALVCYAMKANSNLAILDLLARRGAGFDIVSGGELLRVIAAGGDPKKVIFSGVGKSEAEMRLALEHDILCFNVESIPELHRLDAVAGALGKKARVSLRVNPNVDPKTHPYIATGLKASKFGVAFDDALATYRTAAQLPNLEPVGIDCHIGSQLLDDTPLLEALDRLIELIDTLAAEGIHLHHLDIGGGLGIDYGVAGEDQPVPAGEYLNRVFQRVEAWRAEKHDGRGIKVIFEPGRSIVGNTGVLLTKVEFIKHGEEKNFCIVDAAMNDMARPALYQAWMDMQPVVKRETTGAMFDVVGPICESGDWLARDRELPVEAGDLLVMKTAGAYGMTMASNYNTRGRAAEVIVDGDQVHLVRRREKAEELFALESVIR